AGTAGGTTCATAAGTTTATTAAAAGGAGAAGTAAAATGGGCTTTTTTGACATAATTAGTCTTATTATTGTTGTACCTGTTGGGCTTGTAATTTGCCTGATGACAGTATCTGAAAGGTTTTTCCTTTTTTGTATAGGTAAAATGAACAATGCGGCAGTAAAATAAAAACATTTTGTCATAGTAAAACCTGCTTGCGGTTCGCAGAAAATAGAAGTAGTTAGCTTATATATGAAATAGAAAAAACGATGAAGAAACAAAAAGAATTAGAGCCATTTTTTACATTTAATAATGCTTGTCTTTTAAAGGAAGTGTTCTTAGTATATCTAATTTTAAAAAGGAATTTTGTGATTTAATTATTACATCTAATATGATATTGGGATTGAATATAATTCAAATAATGATGTTTTAAGTTGTGGGGATTTAATATTTACCAAAGAATGATTAACAATTGTTACTATTGGACGAGAGATACTGGACGTTTGATACTAAATATTCCTCTTGATAAAAGCAAAGATGGACAAAAAAGCGTAGACAACATCACTGGCAAATTTGCTATATAGGAAACGAACAACACTAGAAATAGAAACAGTAAGGGCAGTAGGTCGAATTACGGTTTTTAATTGGTAGTTTATTTAATTTGAAGAGATTAAGTAATGAAATTAAGAGAACTTTTGTCTGATGAAAGTGCGTTTGTTATAGGCGATGAGGATACCGAAGTGTCAGGAGTGTCGTATGATTCGAGAAAAATAGAAAAAGATTATGCCTTTTTTTCGCTTCCTGGTCATAATACCGATGGCAGAAAGTATATTGCCGAAGCAATAGCAAATGGAGCTTCCGTGATTATTACTGATTCAAAATACGATACTAATGACGTGGCTCAAGTTGTCATTAAAGATATTTTTCGTTTTATGTCACTTTTTGGTGCTAAGTTTTATAATTATCCAGATAGAGAATTAAATATTATGGGTATAACCGGCACAAACGGCAAAACGACGGTTACTTATATGATTGAAAGTATACTTGCAAATTCAGGCATCGAATGTGGAGTTATAGGCACGGTTAATTATAGATATAAAGGTAAAGTTATTGAAGCAAACAATACAACGCCGCAGTCTTTAGATATTTATAGAATTATGAGAGATATTTCAAACAACGGTATTAAATATCTTGTAATGGAAGTGTCTTCACACGCTTTAAGTTTAGACAGGGTTTACGGAATAGAGTTTGACACAGCCGTTTTTACAAATTTAACGCGTGAGCATTTGGATTTTCATAAAAATATGGATAGATATTTTGAGGCTAAGTCCGCACTGTTCAAAGAACTTGGAGCGGGCAAAAAAAATAATAAAAAGTGCGCTATAATTAACGTTGATGATGAATACGGCAGAAAACTTTTAAAAGTGGGGATTAGTGCTGAAATAAAACTCTATTCCGCGATAGAAAAAAATGCGGCGGACTTTAAAGCCAGCAATATTAAGGTTACAAATAAAGGAGCTGTGTTTAACTTGGTTTTTTGTAACAAAAGGGCAAGAATTAGAATAAAACATATAGGTGTGCACAACGTTTACAATGCTTTAGCGGCTTTGGCTGCCGCCGTTTGCAGCGAAATCTCTTTTGAGAATGCCGTTGAAGGATTAAATAATTCCAGCCGGGTGCCCGGCAGACTTGAAAAAGTTAATACGATAGGACTGGGATTTGAGATAGTCGTTGATTATGCGCATACTGATGATGCTTTAGAAAGTGTTTTACGAGCTTTGAAAGATCTAAATCCGAAAAGAATTATAATCGTTTTTGGTTGCGGTGGTGATAGAGACAGAGCGAAGAGACCCTTGATGGGGAAAATTGCTGTTGAAATGAGTGATTTTGTTTTTGTAACATCTGACAATCCGAGAACAGAAGATCCGTATCAGATAATTTTAGATATAGAAGTCGGAATAAAGAGAGCGGGCAAAAAAAATTATAAAGTTGTAGTTGACAGAGAAGCGGCAATAAAAGAAGTTATTATGATGGCAGATAAAGGCGATATTATTCTGCTTGCCGGAAAAGGGCACGAGACTTATCAGATTACGAGTGGTGGAAAAGTTCATTTCAATGATGTTAAAATTGCTGAAAAGTATATTGATTTAAAAAAGAAACAAAAAATTGCGGCAAAACAAACGGGACAGAGGGAGTTTATCTTTTAGTGGAAACGTTTTATCTTAAAGATTTAATGCGTGTTGTCGGCGGAAAATTTGTAAAGGGAAATCCCGGATTTTCCGCAAATGGTGTTTCGATAGATTCAAGAACAATAAAAAAAGGTGAAGTATATTTTGCAATGCAGGGTGCTCGCTATGACGGACATGATTTTATAAAAGAAGCGATTAACAAAGGCGCAGCCGCCGTAGTATGTTCAAAAGATAAAATTGATTTCGTAAAATCTTTTCCGGATTCTGTTTCAATAATTAAAACTAATGACACGCTTATTTCTCTTGGAGAATTTGCAAAATCATATAGAGCGAAATTTAAAAGTATAAAAATAGCTGGCATTACGGGATCAAACGGCAAGACCACTACAAAAGAAATACTGGTTTCGATTTTTAATAGAAAAGGACGGACGCTTTCAAATAAGGGCAATTTTAATAATAGAATAGGTATTCCTCTTTCAATATTTAATTTAACTTCAGATATTGAGTATGCTGTTTTTGAAATGGGGACATCTTTGCGCGGTGAAATTAAAATATTGTCTGACATTTTAAACCCGGATGCCGGTATCATTACAAATGTAGGGTTTTCGCATTTAGAAACTTTTATTTCTCCGGAAGGTGTATTTGAAGAAAAAAAAGTTTTGTTTGATAATGTAAAAGAAACAGGATTTATTGTTATAAATAATGACGATGAGTTTTTAATGACAGCGCCTCAATATGTCAGTCGCAAAATTATTGCGTTTGCTTTGGATGTGGCTGCGGATGTCTGTGCAAAAAATATAAAGTTATATTCTAATAAAATGGATTTTGAAATTTTTTATAAGGAAACCTCGGTGAAAATTGCAATGCCTGCAAAGGGCAGGTTTAATGTGTCAAACGCTTTAGCCGCAGTCGCCTGTGCAATCGGATTCGGATTTTCTCTTGACGAAATAAAATGCGGTATAGAAAATTTTATGCCGCCCAAAATGAGGATGGAAACTCTAGTAACAGGAACGGATGTTGTTTTGATAAATGACGCTTATAATGCAAATCCATCTTCTATGAAGAAAGCAATACAGGCAGTACTTCAGTCTTACAGCGGAAAAAAGATTAATCTTGTGTTGGGCGATATGCTTGAACTCGGCGATAAATCAGCCGATTATCATTCTGAACTTGGGAAGTTTATCAATGCTCATGATGTAAGTTCCGTTCATCTTTTGGGCGAAATGAGTTTTTATACAAAAGAAGCTTTAAATACTAAAAATGTTTTTCATTCAAGGAATTCTGATTCTCTTTTGACTCAGCTTAA
This genomic interval from Candidatus Endomicrobiellum trichonymphae contains the following:
- a CDS encoding UDP-N-acetylmuramoyl-L-alanyl-D-glutamate--2,6-diaminopimelate ligase is translated as MKLRELLSDESAFVIGDEDTEVSGVSYDSRKIEKDYAFFSLPGHNTDGRKYIAEAIANGASVIITDSKYDTNDVAQVVIKDIFRFMSLFGAKFYNYPDRELNIMGITGTNGKTTVTYMIESILANSGIECGVIGTVNYRYKGKVIEANNTTPQSLDIYRIMRDISNNGIKYLVMEVSSHALSLDRVYGIEFDTAVFTNLTREHLDFHKNMDRYFEAKSALFKELGAGKKNNKKCAIINVDDEYGRKLLKVGISAEIKLYSAIEKNAADFKASNIKVTNKGAVFNLVFCNKRARIRIKHIGVHNVYNALAALAAAVCSEISFENAVEGLNNSSRVPGRLEKVNTIGLGFEIVVDYAHTDDALESVLRALKDLNPKRIIIVFGCGGDRDRAKRPLMGKIAVEMSDFVFVTSDNPRTEDPYQIILDIEVGIKRAGKKNYKVVVDREAAIKEVIMMADKGDIILLAGKGHETYQITSGGKVHFNDVKIAEKYIDLKKKQKIAAKQTGQREFIF
- a CDS encoding UDP-N-acetylmuramoyl-tripeptide--D-alanyl-D-alanine ligase, with translation METFYLKDLMRVVGGKFVKGNPGFSANGVSIDSRTIKKGEVYFAMQGARYDGHDFIKEAINKGAAAVVCSKDKIDFVKSFPDSVSIIKTNDTLISLGEFAKSYRAKFKSIKIAGITGSNGKTTTKEILVSIFNRKGRTLSNKGNFNNRIGIPLSIFNLTSDIEYAVFEMGTSLRGEIKILSDILNPDAGIITNVGFSHLETFISPEGVFEEKKVLFDNVKETGFIVINNDDEFLMTAPQYVSRKIIAFALDVAADVCAKNIKLYSNKMDFEIFYKETSVKIAMPAKGRFNVSNALAAVACAIGFGFSLDEIKCGIENFMPPKMRMETLVTGTDVVLINDAYNANPSSMKKAIQAVLQSYSGKKINLVLGDMLELGDKSADYHSELGKFINAHDVSSVHLLGEMSFYTKEALNTKNVFHSRNSDSLLTQLKQIPAEDDCVFLFKASRGMKLEKICAEFYNILEQRNK